In the Tepidimicrobium xylanilyticum genome, one interval contains:
- a CDS encoding ABC transporter substrate-binding protein encodes MRKCLKLILLFGLIATLIVGCTTQNNQNDTAGQSQNEGNVEEEKELEKIVISEMRGESWLPVYVAEMLGYFEDEGLDPEFVVYKDGPIAFQGMHAGDSQFCMLSTEPVLRAYDEGLESTIILPTVRSKQYMFATNSEITSIEELKGKAIFGGMPGSAPYSFVAAALEEAGLTVNDVEWINMEYGAALAALEQGTVAGAYFDGIYINKLKDINANILINTMDSETHKAIYGTEFYESQMVVVTKKFAEENPETVQKFVNAVMRAIKWQNEHTDEEIAEVVAPMFEGKDMVEIISILRDSLSTDGNYSREGFEAIERFCLEQGIISEPVGYDNIIDMTFVNNAKKALNMD; translated from the coding sequence ATGAGAAAATGTCTAAAGTTAATTTTGCTGTTTGGCTTAATAGCAACCTTGATAGTAGGATGTACTACACAAAACAATCAAAATGATACTGCAGGACAAAGTCAAAATGAAGGAAATGTGGAAGAAGAGAAGGAACTTGAAAAAATCGTAATCTCCGAAATGCGTGGAGAGTCTTGGCTTCCAGTTTATGTAGCTGAAATGCTTGGATACTTTGAAGATGAAGGATTAGATCCAGAATTTGTAGTATATAAAGATGGGCCTATTGCATTCCAAGGGATGCATGCAGGTGATTCTCAGTTCTGTATGCTTTCAACCGAACCAGTATTAAGAGCTTATGATGAAGGACTGGAGTCTACAATTATACTTCCAACCGTTAGGAGCAAGCAATATATGTTTGCAACTAACTCTGAAATTACCAGCATTGAAGAATTGAAAGGTAAAGCAATATTTGGAGGTATGCCTGGTTCTGCACCATATTCCTTTGTTGCTGCTGCCTTAGAAGAAGCAGGCTTAACTGTAAACGATGTAGAGTGGATTAATATGGAATATGGAGCTGCATTAGCTGCTCTAGAACAAGGAACTGTTGCTGGTGCTTATTTTGATGGTATTTATATAAATAAATTGAAGGATATTAATGCTAATATTCTAATCAATACTATGGATTCAGAAACACATAAAGCTATTTATGGTACTGAATTTTATGAATCTCAGATGGTTGTTGTAACTAAAAAATTTGCTGAAGAAAATCCTGAAACAGTACAAAAATTCGTAAATGCTGTTATGAGAGCTATTAAATGGCAAAATGAACATACAGATGAAGAAATTGCTGAAGTAGTAGCCCCAATGTTTGAAGGGAAGGATATGGTAGAAATTATAAGCATATTGAGAGATTCACTGTCAACAGATGGCAATTACAGTAGAGAAGGATTCGAAGCAATAGAAAGGTTCTGCTTAGAACAAGGCATAATAAGTGAGCCAGTAGGTTATGATAACATAATTGATATGACCTTTGTAAACAATGCAAAAAAAGCTTTAAACATGGATTAA